Genomic window (Pseudothauera hydrothermalis):
AGCGGTCCGTTCCTGGCAGCCTTTGCAGTGGGCATGCCGATCCTGTCCGCGCTGATCGGCGCGCTCACCGGGGCACTGATCGGCTTATCGCCCGGTGGCACGCTGTTGCTGGCCACTTTGGCGGCCAGCGCATCGTATATCGCCGCGCCGGCCGCCATGCGTATCGCGGTACCGGAAGCCAACCCCGGCCTGTCGATCACCGCCGCGCTGGTGGTGACTTTCCCTTTCAACATCCTGCTCGGCATTCCGCTCTACGATCAGATCGTGGGGCTGGTCTTTGGAGGCTGACCATCATGCCCAACACCCACCCCTGCAAACTCGTTGTCATCATTGCCGAAGAGGCGCTGGAAGGCCCGCTGGCCAAGGACGTGATGGCGCTCGGCGCCCACGGCTATACGGTGGCCGATGTGCGCGGGCGCGGCAGCCACGGCAGCCGCAGCGGCGCCTGGGACGCCGACAAAAGCATCCGCATGGAGATTCTATGCGATGCCGACACCTCGCTCGCAATCACCCGGCACGTGGAAGAAAAGTACTTTCGCCACTACGCCATGGTCACTTTCGTGGCCGACGTAGGCGTGCTGCGGCCGCAAAAGTTCGTGCGTTGAGGTCTGAGGCCGCGACCCGCTTGGTCAATCGGCGGCGGCTTGGCGAGTGGCCCGGAGCCGGTTGAGCGGCCTTTACAGATAACGATCCAGCCGGCGTAGTACCGTCTCACGTCCCAGCACTTCGACCACCGCATCGATCGCTGGGCTTTGCGGCAAACCAAGCAGCGCCACGCGCAGCGGAATGGCCACCTGCGGCATCTTGAGACCGTGCTCGGCCATGGTGTCCTTGATCGCCTGAGCAATGGCAGCCTTCTCCCATGCCACCTTGGCCAGTCGGGTACGCAGACTGGCCAGCGCCACACGGGCGGTTTCGGTCAGATGCTGGCCAATGACTTCCGGGGCCGGATGAAGTTCGACCACAAACGGCTCGACCGCGTCGGCCAGTTCGTTGAGCTGGGTGACCCGCTCCTTGTAGAGCGCCACCACCGCCTCCAGCGCCGGACCGCCTTCCGGGTCGATGCCTCGACGGGCCAGACGGTTTGCCACCTCGCCCGCCAAGCAGGCATTGTCGGCCTGTTTGATGTAGTGCGCGTTGAGCCAGTTGAGTTTTTCAGTGTTGAACTGCGCGGCAGAAGGGGTGATGTGGTCCAGATCAAACCATTCGACGAACTGTTCGCGGGTGAAAATCTCGTCATCCCCGTGGCTCCAGCCCAGTCGCGCAAGGTAATTGACCACAGCCTCGGGCAGATAGCCATCTTCATGGTACTGCATCACGCTCACCGCACCGTGACGCTTGGAAAGCTTGGTGCCATCGTCGCCCAAAATCATCGGCAAATGGCCGTAGACCGGCACCTCGGCACCCAACGCGCGCAGCACGTTGATCTGCCGCGGCGTGTTATTGACATGGTCGTCGCCACGAAGCACATGGGTGATGCGCATGTCCCAGTCGTCGACCACGACGCAGAAGTTGTAAGTCGGGGTGCCATCAGCCCGCGCGATGATGAAATCGTCCAACTCAGCGTTGGCAATCTCGATGCGCCCCTTGACACAGTCATCCCAAGCCACCACGCCTTCGCTCGGGTTGCGAAAGCGAACCACCGGCGCCACCCCTGCGGGCGGCTCGGGCAGCACCTTACCCGGCTCCGGGCGCCAGCGGCCATCGTAACGAGGCTTTTGTTTCCGCGCCTCCTGCTCAGCCCGCAGCGCATCGAGCTCCTCCTTGGACATGTAGCAGTAGTAGGCGGTACCAGCGGCGAGCATTTGCTGGATCACTTCCTTGTAACGATCCATCCGCTGCATCTGGAAATACGGCCCTTCGTCCGGCTCCAGGCCCAACCACTTCATGCCGTCGAGAATGGCCTGCACCGCTTCGGGCGTCGACCGCGCCACATCGGTGTCTTCGATGCGCAACACGAACTTACCGCCATGATGGCGCGCGTAGGCCCAGGCGAACAATGCCGTGCGGGCACCGCCAATATGCAGAAAACCGGTTGGACTGGGCGCAAAACGTGTACGGACGAAAGACGACATCTGCAAAGACCTGGAGCGGAACAAGCGCCGGATTCTACGTCAGCAGCACCTTCAAGGCATAGCCCGCCCGTGTTGCCGCCCATTTTTTAAAGACGGTTGCACAGCCCCAGGTAACGACTCATCTGCACCAAAATACCCGCGGTTGCCCCCCAGATGAAATACTTGCCATACGGAATGGCATAGTACTCACGCATTCGCCCCTGGTAGAGCATGCGATGCCGCTGCCGGTTGGAAGGATCGAGCACAAAGGCCAGCGGCACTTCGAAAACCTCGGCCACCTCGAAGTCGTCGAGCGACAAAGCAAACGGCGGATGCACCAGTCCCACCACCGGGGTAACCCGGAACCCGGTACCGGTGCAATAGTCGGCCAGCTCGCCAAGCAGTTCCACCCGATCGGACGATAAACCAATCTCTTCTTCGGTCTCCCGCAAAGCGGTCATCACTGGCGAAACATCGGTTTTCTCCACCCGCCCGCCTGGAAAACTGATCTGCCCAGGATGGTGGTGCAGGTGGTCCGTGCGCCGGGTCAGCAGCACCGACAGTCCCTCGGCGCGATCGATCACCGGTACCAAAACGGCCGCAGGGCGCAGCGGCTGATCCCACTCGCCTTCCTGTACCGCAGCGCAACCGACGGCCAAGCGAAAGCGCTCACGTAACCAGCCGGCCGTCAGCGGTTCGAGTAACGGGGAAAAGATTTCTGCGGTCATGATGCGCACAAAGCACGCAGTGGCAAACACACCGCACGCCGCATGGTTGGGAACTGCACTGTAAGATCCGGCATCAGACCGGTCAACGTGCACCGCAACAGACGCGCCCGGCTGCACGGGCTTCTTTAGCGGTTGCAAACACCTCCAGCCACCAGGCGCGGCCGACCGCTGGCACTGATGACGATCTGACGCACCGCGTGGCGATCACACACCGTCAGCGTGCCCATCTGTAGGGCTCCATCGAGCGTACGGGTCACGCCCGTAGGCAGGTAAGACACATAGCTTTTCACCGGGGCGTTGCCGCGGATCGTCACCGGCGCCTCGCGCGCACCGCTCACACGGATACGCGCCTCTCCCGCATCCCTCTGGCCATTGCCGTTTGCATCGACAAAAAGCAACCAGCCGTCCGTCCAATCGACGCCCTGCGCACAGAATTCGCCATCGGCGCTGGTGCATAAGGTCGACCGTCGTCCCCGTTTGATCGCCTCCGAGCGCGCCAGAAAAAGCGCCGAGATCAGCTCGTTTGCCGCAGCCGATACTCGGGTGTTGCGCATCAGTGTATCGAACGCCGGGATCGCGGCCGTAGCAAGCACTGCCAACACCGCGAGCGCCACCAACAACTCTACGAGGCTGAACCCCTTTGCGCCGCCGCTGCTATCGGCGCCGGAAGACGGCAAAAGCCAAGACATCGCCAGGCCCACAGCAAGACAATGACAAAAGAATCGTAGAACATGTCATCAACATTTCCATGACATTTTCTACGACGCTTCCAGGCATTGCCTGACTTTCGGGACTGCAGTGAAACAGATACGCGTGGCAGCGTAGACATGAAAAAGCCGCGCACGTACCAACGTGGGCGGCTTTCGAAACCGAAATAATTTCTTCGCCTCAGGCTATATATACCGGTGGTGGGCGGTACTGGGATCGAACCAGTGACCCCTGCCGTGTGAAGGCAGTGCTCTACCGCTGAGCTAACCGCCCTGCGGCGAAGAAATGATTATTTTAGTCAACGGACATTTTGCATGTCAAGCAAAAAATCAGGGGGATCGCACTGCAGCAAAACGGCCAAGCAAAACGTCCGACCGCAAGATAACGCATCGACCGCGCCACGCGGCGATCCAAAGAACAAAACAAAACCCGGAACGGAACATCTCCGATATCCGGGCTTTGTGGAATTTGGTGGGTGCTGACGGGATCGAACCGCCGACATCCAGCTTGTAAGGCTAGCGCTCTACCAACTGAGCTAAGCACCCGGCCTGCGCTGCGAAAACAACCCGCAGCCAACGAAGCGCATTAGTTTAGCGCATCTTTGAGCGCCTTGCCAGGGCGAAATTTAGGTACCTTGGCCGCCTTGATCTCGATGCTTTGGCCGGTTTGCGGGTTACGCCCGGCGCGCGCGGCACGTTCGCTTACATAAAAGGCCCCGAAACCCACCAGGGTCACCGTGTCATTGTCCTTGAGGGCCTGCTTGACCGCAGCCAGGGCGGCGTCGAGCGCCTTGCCGGCGGCAGTTTTGGATATCCCGGCCTCGGCCGCGATTTCATCGATCAGTTCCGACTTGTTCACTTACGCCCCCTTTCTTCCGATTCCATGGAATACGACAGAAAATCTACCAGCCCGACAGCAGGAAGCATTCGGAAGCGCCCCCGATGCGTGCCCACTCGCAGCGGCTTTATAGTCCTGCCAAATCAAGCGTGTCAAGAAAGAGCGGCCAAGCGAAAAACCCCATCCCACTGCGGAAGTGGGGTTTGTTTCTCTTGCCTCGCCAGAAAATTAAAAAGGCATGCCGGCCGACATGCCTCAAGCGCGGGAGCACCTCGAAAAACCGACTGCGCGCCGCTGGCTTGGCACACGGACCGCTCGTGACGGTTCTTCGAGCCGCCCAGTCGATGATCGCCCGCCGGTCAATGGGCGCGAATTTTGGGCGCGCTGCCGTCCTCCATGGGTTGTGTGACCGTAGGCGCTTGTTGTTCTTCGACTTCTGGAAGCGGCTCTGGCGCACGCTCGAGGGCATGTTTGAGCACCTGGTCGATCCACTTCACCGGCAAGATCTCGATCGAGTTCTTGATGTTTTCCGGAATTTCGGCAAGGTCCTTGACGTTTTCTTCCGGAATCAGCGCAGTCGTGATCCCGCCGCGCACCGCTGCAAGCAGTTTTTCTTTCAAACCGCCAATGGCCAGCACTTCGCCGCGCAAGGTGATTTCGCCTGTCATGGCCACATCGCAACGCACCGGAATGCCGGTCAACACCGACACCAACGCAGTACAAATCGCCACGCCGGCCGATGGACCGTCTTTGGGAATCGCACCTTCGGGCAGATGGATGTGAATGTCGCTCTTTTGATAGAAGTCGCCGTCGATACCCAGCGAGCGGGCGCGTTTGCGCACCACGGACAGGGCAGCCTGGATGGATTCTTGCATGACTTCGCCAAGCTTGCCGGTAGTCATCACCTTGCCTTTACCGGGCAGCACCACCGCCTCGACGGTGAGCAACTCACCCCCCACTTCGGTCCACGCCAACCCGGTGACCTGGCCGATCTGGTTTTCTTTTTCGGCCATGCCAAAGCTGTACTTGCGCACCCCCAGGTATTTATCCAGGTTCTTGGCATTGACTACGACTTTGCTGGCGCGCGCGCGCAACACTAGCGACTTGACCACTTTGCGGCAGATCTTGGAAATTTCCCGCTCAAGACTGCGCACCCCCGCCTCGCGGGTGTAATAGCGCACCACGTCGCGCAGCGCCTCTTCGGTCACCGACAGTTCATCGCGTTTGAGCCCGTTGTTTTTCATCTGCTTGGGCAGCAGATAACGCTGGGCAATGTTGACCTTTTCGTCTTCGGTGTAGCCGGACAGGCGGATCACCTCCATGCGGTCGAGCAGCGGCGCCGGAATGTTCAGGGTATTGGCCGTGGCCACGAACATCACGTCGGAAAGATCGAAATCCACCTCGACATAATGATCCTGAAAGGCGTGGTTCTGCTCCGGGTCCAGAACTTCCAGCAGGGCCGATGATGGATCGCCACGGAAATCCTGGCCGAGTTTGTCCACTTCGTCGAGCAGAAACAGCGGATTCTTCACCCCGACTTTGCTCATGTTCTGCAAAATCTTACCGGGCATGGAGCCGATGTAGGTGCGGCGATGGCCGCGAATCTCAGCCTCGTCACGCACACCCCCCAATGCCATGCGTACGAACTTGCGGTTGGTCGCCTTGGCAATCGATTGCCCCAGAGAGGTTTTGCCGACCCCCGGCGGACCCACCAGGCACAGAATGGGCGCCTTGACCTTATCCACCCGCTGCTGGACGGCAAGATACTCGACGATGCGTTCTTTGACCCGTTCTAGGCCATAGTGGTCCTGATCGAGAATTTTCTCGGCTGCGGCCAAGTCTTTGCTGACACGGGATTTCTTTTTCCAGGGTAGGCCGATCAGCGTTTCGATATAGTTGCGCACCACGGTGGCTTCGGCGGACATCGGCGACATCAGACGCAGCTTCTTGAACTCCGCCTGTGCTTTGGCGAGCGCATCCTTCGGCATGCCAGCGGCCTTGATCTTGCGCTCCATTTCCTCCAGATCGGCACCCTCTTCGCCCTCGCCAAGCTCTTTCTGGATAGCCTTGACCTGCTCGTTGAGGTAGTACTCACGCTGGCTTTTTTCCATTTGGCGCTTGACGCGACCGCGGATGCGCTTTTCCACTTGCAGGATGTCCAACTCTGTTTCCAACAGGGTCAGCAAGCGCTCCAAGCGCTCGCCGATGTTGAACATCTCCAACACCTCTTGCTTTTGCTCCAGCTTGAGCGGCAGGTGTGCAGCGATGGTATCGGCCAGACGGCCTGCATCCTCGATGCCCGACAACGAGGCCAGGATTTCCGGCGGGATTTTTTTGTTGAGCTTTACGTACTGGTCGAACTGGCCGATGATGGCCCGACGCATGGCTTCGATCTCGTTGCTGCTCGCCTCGGGAGAGGCGATTGGCGTGACCCGGGCAACAAATACGCTGCGCAGATCATCCACCGAATCAAGACGCGCGCGCTGCACACCTTCGACCAGCACTTTGATGGTGCCGTCAGGCAGTTTGAGCATCTGCAAAATATTGGCAATGCAGCCAATGTCGTAGAGATCCTCGGCGCTCGGCTCATCCTTGGCGGCAGACTTTTGCGCCACCAGCAGGATGCTTTTGCCCGCTTCCATGGCGTTTTCCAACGCTTTGATGGATTTCGGGCGACCTACGAAAAGCGGAATCACCATATGCGGAAAAACCACCACATCGCGCAGCGGCAGCAGCGGCAATTCCAGTTGTTCGTTGGGGAGATCAAGCGGGCCTGACATGTTTTTACCCTTTCCAAGACGCGTTGAGCCCAGATATGGGCTCAAGCGATGATTTCAAGCAACGCAGCAGAGCAGGGTCAGTTGGAGCCGGAAACTTTTTGCTGATCTGCGTAGATGAGCAAGGGTTTCGTGCCTTCCTCGATGGTGTTTTCGTCGATGACGACTTTTTTAACCGACTTCATCGTCGGCAGTTCGTACATGGTGTCCAGCAACGCAGCTTCCAATATGGAGCGCAGACCGCGTGCGCCGGTCTTGCGGCGAATGGCTTTACGCGCCACCGCATGCAGGGCGGCCGGGCGGAATTCGAGCTCGACGTTCTCCATCGCAAACAGCTTTTGATACTGCTTGACCAGCGCGTTCTTGGGTTCGACCAAAATCTTGATCAACGCCTCTTCATCGAGTTCCT
Coding sequences:
- a CDS encoding P-II family nitrogen regulator; this translates as MPNTHPCKLVVIIAEEALEGPLAKDVMALGAHGYTVADVRGRGSHGSRSGAWDADKSIRMEILCDADTSLAITRHVEEKYFRHYAMVTFVADVGVLRPQKFVR
- the gltX gene encoding glutamate--tRNA ligase, with product MSSFVRTRFAPSPTGFLHIGGARTALFAWAYARHHGGKFVLRIEDTDVARSTPEAVQAILDGMKWLGLEPDEGPYFQMQRMDRYKEVIQQMLAAGTAYYCYMSKEELDALRAEQEARKQKPRYDGRWRPEPGKVLPEPPAGVAPVVRFRNPSEGVVAWDDCVKGRIEIANAELDDFIIARADGTPTYNFCVVVDDWDMRITHVLRGDDHVNNTPRQINVLRALGAEVPVYGHLPMILGDDGTKLSKRHGAVSVMQYHEDGYLPEAVVNYLARLGWSHGDDEIFTREQFVEWFDLDHITPSAAQFNTEKLNWLNAHYIKQADNACLAGEVANRLARRGIDPEGGPALEAVVALYKERVTQLNELADAVEPFVVELHPAPEVIGQHLTETARVALASLRTRLAKVAWEKAAIAQAIKDTMAEHGLKMPQVAIPLRVALLGLPQSPAIDAVVEVLGRETVLRRLDRYL
- a CDS encoding CoA pyrophosphatase, with translation MTAEIFSPLLEPLTAGWLRERFRLAVGCAAVQEGEWDQPLRPAAVLVPVIDRAEGLSVLLTRRTDHLHHHPGQISFPGGRVEKTDVSPVMTALRETEEEIGLSSDRVELLGELADYCTGTGFRVTPVVGLVHPPFALSLDDFEVAEVFEVPLAFVLDPSNRQRHRMLYQGRMREYYAIPYGKYFIWGATAGILVQMSRYLGLCNRL
- a CDS encoding GspH/FimT family pseudopilin yields the protein MSWLLPSSGADSSGGAKGFSLVELLVALAVLAVLATAAIPAFDTLMRNTRVSAAANELISALFLARSEAIKRGRRSTLCTSADGEFCAQGVDWTDGWLLFVDANGNGQRDAGEARIRVSGAREAPVTIRGNAPVKSYVSYLPTGVTRTLDGALQMGTLTVCDRHAVRQIVISASGRPRLVAGGVCNR
- a CDS encoding HU family DNA-binding protein — encoded protein: MNKSELIDEIAAEAGISKTAAGKALDAALAAVKQALKDNDTVTLVGFGAFYVSERAARAGRNPQTGQSIEIKAAKVPKFRPGKALKDALN
- the lon gene encoding endopeptidase La, coding for MSGPLDLPNEQLELPLLPLRDVVVFPHMVIPLFVGRPKSIKALENAMEAGKSILLVAQKSAAKDEPSAEDLYDIGCIANILQMLKLPDGTIKVLVEGVQRARLDSVDDLRSVFVARVTPIASPEASSNEIEAMRRAIIGQFDQYVKLNKKIPPEILASLSGIEDAGRLADTIAAHLPLKLEQKQEVLEMFNIGERLERLLTLLETELDILQVEKRIRGRVKRQMEKSQREYYLNEQVKAIQKELGEGEEGADLEEMERKIKAAGMPKDALAKAQAEFKKLRLMSPMSAEATVVRNYIETLIGLPWKKKSRVSKDLAAAEKILDQDHYGLERVKERIVEYLAVQQRVDKVKAPILCLVGPPGVGKTSLGQSIAKATNRKFVRMALGGVRDEAEIRGHRRTYIGSMPGKILQNMSKVGVKNPLFLLDEVDKLGQDFRGDPSSALLEVLDPEQNHAFQDHYVEVDFDLSDVMFVATANTLNIPAPLLDRMEVIRLSGYTEDEKVNIAQRYLLPKQMKNNGLKRDELSVTEEALRDVVRYYTREAGVRSLEREISKICRKVVKSLVLRARASKVVVNAKNLDKYLGVRKYSFGMAEKENQIGQVTGLAWTEVGGELLTVEAVVLPGKGKVMTTGKLGEVMQESIQAALSVVRKRARSLGIDGDFYQKSDIHIHLPEGAIPKDGPSAGVAICTALVSVLTGIPVRCDVAMTGEITLRGEVLAIGGLKEKLLAAVRGGITTALIPEENVKDLAEIPENIKNSIEILPVKWIDQVLKHALERAPEPLPEVEEQQAPTVTQPMEDGSAPKIRAH